In the Rhea pennata isolate bPtePen1 chromosome 25, bPtePen1.pri, whole genome shotgun sequence genome, one interval contains:
- the CTSE gene encoding cathepsin E: MRRLLLALLGLALLCLALASGLRRVALARRRSLRRSLRDRGQLARFWKAHRLDMLQYSEDCDAFKEASEPLINYLDMEYVGQISIGNPPQNFTVVFDTGSSNLWVPSAYCVSKACAAHTRYQPSASSTYQAVGTPFSIQYGTGSLTGIIGSDHVTVEGLTVPNQQFAESISEPGKTFLEAEFDGILGLAYPSLAVDGVTPVFDNMMAQNLVELPMFSVYMSSNQDSPVGGELLFGGFDPSRFVGNLNWVPVTQQGYWQIQIDNIQVGGVVVFCASGCQAIVDTGTSLLTGPSKDIKELQKYIGAMPVDGEYIVDCNNLSIMPNVTFTINGVLYTLNAQAYVLTEYGDGMATCISGFQGLDIAPPAGPLWILGDVFIRQFYSVFDRGNNRVGLAPAVP; this comes from the exons ATGCGACGCCTGCTCCTGGCGCTGCTCGGCCTGGCGCTGCTCTGCCTGGCGCTGGCCAGCGGGCTGAGACG GGTGGCCCTGGCGCGGCGGCGGTCGCTGCGGCGGTCGCTGCGGGACCGCGGGCAGCTCGCCCGCTTCTGGAAAGCCCACCGGCTCGACATGCTGCAGTACAGTGAGGACTGCGACGCCTTCAAGGAGGCCAGCGAGCCCCTCATCAACTACCTGGAC ATGGAGTACGTCGGGCAGATTTCCATCGGGAACCCGCCCCAGAACTTCACCGTGGTCTTCGACACCGGCTCCTCCAACCTCTGGGTGCCGTCCGCCTACTGCGTCAGCAAAGCCTGCG CGGCGCACACGCGCTACCAGCCCTCGGCGTCCAGCACGTACCAGGCCGTGGGAACCCCCTTCTCCATCCAGTACGGCACCGGCAGCTTGACCGGCATCATCGGGTCCGACCACGTGACC GTCGAGGGTCTCACCGTGCCCAACCAGCAGTTTGCGGAGAGCATCAGTGAGCCCGGCAAGACCTTCCTGGAGGCCGAGTTCGACGGGATCCTGGGGCTGGCCTACCCCTCGCTGGCCGTGGACGGGGTCACCCCCGTCTTCGACAACATGATGGCTCAGAACCTGGTGGAGCTGCCCATGTTCTCCGTCTACATGAGCTC gAACCAAGACTCCCCCGTGGGAGGGGAGCTGCTCTTCGGTGGCTTCGACCCCTCCCGCTTTGTGGGCAACCTGAACTGGGTGCCAGTCACTCAGCAAGGCTACTGGCAAATCCAGATCGACAA CATCCAGGTCGGGGGGGTGGTGGTGTTCTGCGCGAGCGGGTGCCAGGCCATCGTGGACACCGGAACGTCGCTCCTCACAGGTCCTTCCAAGGACAtaaaagaactgcagaaatacattGGTGCCATGCCTGTGGATGGAGAG TACATCGTGGATTGCAACAACCTGAGCATAATGCCCAACGTGACCTTCACCATCAACGGGGTCCTCTACACgctcaacgcccaggcctacGTGCTCACG GAGTACGGTGACGGCATGGCCACCTGCATCAGCGGCTTCCAGGGCCTCGACATCGCCCCTCCTGCCGGCCCGTTGTGGATCTTGGGCGACGTTTTCATTCGGCAGTTTTACTCCGTCTTTGACCGTGGCAATAACCGGGTGGGCTTGGCCCCAGCCGTCCCTTAG
- the AVPR1B gene encoding vasopressin V1b receptor, with protein sequence MEPGWGRNDSHHSRSAHSQGQLSPPTWAGDPNLTLFHTRDEELAKAEVGVLATILAMATVGNLGVLLAMYRLRKKMSRMHLFILHLGLTDLGVALFQVLPQMIWEVTYRFMGPDPLCRTVKYLQVLSMFASTYMLIAMTLDRYMAVCHPLRTLQQPSRQAYAMIGATWLLSCLLSLPQLFIFSLREVHQGSGVLDCWADFRYPWGARAYITWTTLCIFVLPVGILTVCYGLICYEICKNLKGKTQSGGAPSAGGPAAPAALAPAERGSRHAGGQPSRVSSVRTISRAKIRTVKMTLVIVVAYVACWAPFFSMQLWSVWDEDAPDDESSDAAFTLTMLLASLSSCCNPWIYMCFSGRLLQDLARALRGRGGLGAGLRRPASTGSLCSRKTTLLSQGNHATATTAAAAAAEPPARQGDAGELCTPDEEAVTESGTL encoded by the exons ATGGAGCCAGGCTGGGGCAGGAATGACTCCCACCACAGCCGCTCCGCGcacagccaggggcagctgAGCCCTCCGACCTGGGCAGGGGACCCCAACCTGACCCTCTTCCACACCCGCGATGAGGAACTGGCCAAGGCTGAGGTTGGGGTGCTGGCCACCATCCTGGCCATGGCCACCGTGGGCAACCTGGGGGTGCTGCTGGCCATGTACCGCCTGAGGAAGAAGATGAGCCGGATGCATCTCTTCATCCTGCACCTGGGGCTGACCGACCTGGGCGTCGCACTCTTCCAGGTGCTGCCACAAATGATCTGGGAGGTGACGTACCGCTTCATGGGGCCCGACCCTCTCTGCCGGACAGTCAAGTACCTGCAGGTGCTGAGCATGTTCGCCTCCACCTACATGCTCATCGCGATGACGCTGGACCGCTACATGGCGGTGTGCCACCCGCTGCGCAcgctgcagcagcccagccgCCAGGCCTACGCCATGATCGGGGCCACGTGGCTCCTCAGCTGCCTGCTCAGCCTGCCCCAGCTCTTCATCTTCTCCCTGCGGGAGGTGCACCAGGGCTCGGGGGTGCTGGACTGCTGGGCTGACTTCAGGTACCCGTGGGGCGCCCGAGCCTACATCACCTGGACCACGCTGTGCATCTTCGTCCTGCCCGTCGGCATCCTCACCGTCTGCTATGGCCTCATCTGCTACGAGATCTGCAAGAACCTCAAGGGTAAGACCCAGAGTGGCGGTGCCCCCAGCGCAGGTGGTcctgccgccccggccgccctgGCCCCCGCCGAGAGGGGCAGCCGACACGCCGGCGGGCAGCCGTCACGAGTCAGCAGCGTCCGCACCATCTCCCGCGCCAAGATCCGCACGGTGAAGATGACCTTGGTCATCGTGGTGGCCTATGTGGCCTGCTGGGCACCGTTTTTCAGCATGCAGCTGTGGTCGGTGTGGGACGAGGACGCCCCTGATGATG AGTCCAGCGACGCGGCTTTCACCCTCACCATGCTGCTGGCCAgcctcagcagctgctgcaacCCCTGGATCTACATGTGCTTCAGCGGGCGCCTGCTGCAGGACCTGGCGCGcgccctgcgcggccgcggcggcctcggcgccgggctccggcggcCGGCCTCCACCggcagcctctgcagcaggaaaacCACCCTGCTGAGCCAGGGCAACCACGCCACTgccaccaccgccgccgccgccgccgccgagcccccggcccggcagGGCGACGCCGGGGAGCTCTGCACGCCCGACGAGGAGGCGGTGACTGAGTCGGGCACGCTCTAG
- the RHEX gene encoding regulator of hemoglobinization and erythroid cell expansion protein: MDCSPWWVLVTIAAVTSVLHALFLAMLYIMLSRKIEHLRGGEAGGGPAAKPEQPPALVPAGGAAPREAYAGGSDTSSETSDDSDSGPTGRQVPLSEESVSYSTLRFAGRAADYENMRTGADYVNVDPKKKQVDFWACSSPVAAKSPEYTEVKL; the protein is encoded by the exons ATGGACTGCTCCCCGTG GTGGGTGCTTGTCACCATCGCCGCCGTGACCTCGGTCTTGCACGCTCTCTTCTTAGCGATGCTGTACATCATGCTCAGCAGGAAAATAG AGCATCTccgcggcggcgaggccggcggcgggccggcggcgaAGCCCGAGCAGCCCCCAGCGCTGGTGCCGGCGGggggagcggcgccgcgggaaGCCTACGCCG GAGGCAGCGACACCTCTTCGGAGACGTCCGACGACTCGGACAGCGGCCCGACGGGCCGGCAG GTCCCGCTCTCGGAGGAAAGCGTCAGCTACAGCACGCTGCGCTTCGCCGGGAGGGCTGCGGACTACGAGAACATGAGGACGGGGGCGGACTACGTCAACGTGGACCCCAAGAAGAAGCAAGTCGACTTCTGGGCTTGCTCCAGCCCCGTGGCGGCCAAGTCCCCGGAGTACACGGAGGTGAAGCTGTGA